The following are encoded in a window of Thermodesulfobacterium geofontis OPF15 genomic DNA:
- a CDS encoding glycosyltransferase family 2 protein, with product MSKVFGIIVTYKPNMEILEKCIESLANQLNKLIIVDNTPGRCEMLESFKKISNIEIIYLNDNYGIAYAQNVGIKRALEEGADYVLLSDQDTIYPLDYVEKMLECFKEDKVAAAGPLFYSINERKIHPFIKKGFLGFKKIYPKNGKHEVFQIISSGMIIKTEFLPNVGSMCEQLFIDWIDLEWCWRAIKKGYKIIGNADVIINHRLGNTSKSILYRSITLRNPLRHYYITRNAFYLALKSNSLDFLHKLTLFFKSFKYIIGFTLFSKPHFLNFIYTLKGFYHGIIGKLGKLDEKH from the coding sequence ATGAGTAAAGTATTTGGTATTATTGTAACTTATAAGCCTAATATGGAAATTTTAGAAAAATGTATCGAAAGTTTAGCAAATCAGTTAAACAAATTAATTATTGTAGATAATACTCCTGGTAGATGTGAAATGCTTGAGAGTTTCAAAAAAATCTCAAATATTGAAATTATATATTTGAATGATAACTATGGAATAGCTTATGCGCAAAATGTAGGGATAAAAAGGGCATTAGAAGAAGGGGCAGATTATGTATTGCTTTCTGACCAGGATACGATTTATCCTTTAGATTATGTTGAAAAAATGCTTGAATGTTTTAAAGAAGATAAAGTGGCGGCAGCAGGACCTCTTTTTTATTCAATAAATGAAAGAAAAATTCATCCATTTATCAAGAAAGGTTTTTTAGGTTTTAAAAAGATATACCCCAAAAATGGGAAACATGAGGTATTCCAAATAATATCTTCGGGTATGATAATAAAAACAGAGTTTTTGCCTAATGTTGGTTCAATGTGTGAACAATTATTTATAGATTGGATTGATTTAGAATGGTGTTGGAGAGCTATAAAAAAGGGTTATAAAATAATAGGAAATGCTGATGTTATAATTAATCATAGATTAGGAAATACTTCTAAGTCTATATTGTATAGATCAATAACTTTAAGAAATCCATTGCGCCATTATTATATTACAAGAAATGCTTTTTATCTTGCACTTAAATCCAATAGTTTAGATTTTTTGCATAAACTTACTTTATTTTTTAAATCTTTTAAATATATTATAGGTTTTACTTTGTTTTCCAAACCTCATTTTTTAAATTTCATATATACCCTCAAAGGCTTCTATCACGGAATTATTGGTAAATTAGGAAAACTTGATGAAAAACATTAA
- a CDS encoding PIN domain-containing protein has product MMNRKFNINYDKLEVLVDRFWEKFEVSLINKFSIEKALKIAQDYKYSYWDSLIIASALENECSILFTEDMQDGQVIEGRLRIKNPYVSPLPRP; this is encoded by the coding sequence ATAATGAATAGAAAATTTAATATTAACTACGATAAATTAGAAGTTTTAGTAGATAGATTTTGGGAAAAGTTTGAAGTTTCTTTGATAAACAAATTTTCCATTGAGAAAGCTTTAAAAATAGCTCAGGATTATAAGTATTCCTACTGGGATAGTCTTATAATTGCTTCTGCATTAGAAAATGAATGCTCGATACTTTTTACCGAGGATATGCAAGATGGTCAAGTAATAGAAGGCAGATTAAGAATAAAGAATCCTTATGTATCTCCTTTGCCCAGGCCTTAG
- the glf gene encoding UDP-galactopyranose mutase — MFNHIVVGSGFAGSVIAERIANVLNQKVLIIEKRNHIGGNCYDYRDENNIIVHKYGPHLFHTDYKEVFDYLSNFTDWHIYHHKVLAFVDGKKVPLPFNLNSIYEVFPQELAKRLEVRLIEKYGYGTKIPILELLKEEDQDLKFLANYVYEKIYKNYTMKQWGLKPEEISPQVTARVPIYVSRDNRYFTDRYQVIPKDGYTKIFERMLNHPNIKIMLNTDFKEVISIDFERKKIYFLGQEFKGKLIFTGMIDELFNFKYGILPYRSLDFKFEAIEQEYYQEAPVINYPNDYEFTRITEFKHIHPVKSEKTTILKEYPKAYSSNTDIPCYPLLTKESEELYYRYKEEAEKFKNLILVGRLAEYRYYDMDDVVKRALEVFEERIR, encoded by the coding sequence TTGTTTAACCATATCGTTGTTGGTTCAGGTTTTGCAGGAAGCGTGATTGCCGAACGGATAGCAAATGTATTAAATCAAAAAGTTTTAATTATTGAAAAAAGAAACCATATCGGTGGAAACTGCTATGATTATAGAGATGAAAACAATATAATAGTGCATAAATATGGACCTCATCTTTTTCATACAGATTATAAAGAGGTATTTGATTATCTATCAAACTTTACAGATTGGCATATATATCATCATAAAGTCTTAGCGTTTGTGGATGGAAAAAAGGTACCGCTACCATTTAACCTTAACAGCATTTATGAGGTTTTCCCACAAGAATTGGCTAAAAGGTTAGAAGTAAGACTCATTGAAAAATATGGCTATGGAACTAAAATTCCTATTCTTGAACTTCTAAAAGAAGAAGATCAAGATTTAAAGTTTTTGGCAAACTATGTATATGAAAAAATTTATAAAAATTACACCATGAAACAATGGGGGCTAAAGCCCGAAGAAATTAGCCCTCAGGTAACAGCAAGAGTTCCCATTTACGTTAGCAGGGATAATAGATATTTCACTGATAGATATCAGGTGATCCCTAAGGACGGATATACTAAAATTTTTGAGCGAATGCTAAATCATCCAAACATAAAAATAATGCTAAATACGGATTTCAAAGAGGTAATTTCTATAGATTTTGAAAGAAAGAAAATTTATTTCTTAGGACAAGAGTTTAAGGGTAAATTGATCTTTACAGGTATGATAGATGAGCTATTTAATTTTAAATATGGGATCCTTCCTTATAGAAGTTTAGATTTCAAGTTTGAAGCGATAGAGCAAGAATATTATCAGGAGGCACCAGTAATTAACTATCCAAACGATTATGAATTTACAAGGATAACCGAGTTCAAGCATATTCATCCTGTAAAGTCAGAAAAAACTACTATTTTAAAAGAGTACCCAAAAGCCTATAGTTCTAATACAGATATTCCATGCTATCCTTTATTGACAAAAGAATCAGAAGAGCTTTACTATCGATATAAAGAGGAAGCAGAGAAGTTTAAAAATTTAATTCTTGTAGGTAGACTTGCGGAATATAGATATTATGACATGGACGATGTTGTAAAAAGAGCATTAGAGGTGTTTGAGGAAAGGATAAGATGA
- a CDS encoding glycosyltransferase family 2 protein encodes MKNINVSIVLFKNDKNLVEKAIYSCINSTLINKLYLIDNSSTDALSCLANLDSRIIYIFNNANLGYGKAHNIALRKSIEENIPYHLVLNPDVYFESGVLEELYNFMEANKDVGIVMPKVLYPDGNIQYLCKLLPTPLDLFGRRFLNFGPFKKIIDKRNEIYELRFTGYDKIMEVPYLSGCFMFIRTEVLKKVGLFDERFFMYLEDTDLSRRIHRVAKTVYYPYVHVYHEYGKGSYKNLKLLYYHIKSAIKYFNKYGWFFDKERKEINKRILKKLGWYNP; translated from the coding sequence ATGAAAAACATTAATGTATCAATCGTTCTTTTTAAAAATGATAAGAATTTAGTTGAAAAAGCAATTTATTCTTGTATAAATTCAACTTTAATTAACAAGCTTTATCTAATTGATAATTCGTCAACAGACGCATTGAGTTGTTTAGCAAATCTTGATAGCAGAATAATATACATTTTTAATAATGCTAACCTTGGTTATGGGAAGGCTCACAATATAGCACTTAGAAAATCAATTGAAGAAAATATTCCATACCATCTTGTCTTAAATCCTGATGTCTACTTTGAAAGCGGGGTTTTAGAAGAGCTTTACAATTTTATGGAGGCAAATAAAGATGTTGGAATAGTTATGCCGAAGGTTTTGTATCCTGATGGAAATATTCAGTACTTATGCAAACTTTTACCTACGCCCTTAGATTTATTTGGAAGAAGATTTTTAAATTTTGGTCCTTTCAAAAAAATTATAGATAAAAGAAATGAAATATATGAGCTTAGATTTACTGGGTATGATAAAATTATGGAAGTTCCTTATTTATCTGGATGTTTTATGTTCATAAGGACTGAAGTCCTTAAAAAAGTAGGACTTTTTGATGAAAGATTTTTTATGTATCTTGAAGATACTGATTTATCTCGTAGAATACATAGGGTTGCTAAAACAGTTTATTATCCCTATGTTCATGTTTATCATGAATATGGTAAAGGATCTTACAAAAACTTAAAACTTCTCTATTATCATATCAAAAGTGCCATTAAATATTTTAATAAATACGGCTGGTTTTTCGATAAGGAAAGGAAAGAGATAAATAAGAGAATTTTAAAAAAGTTAGGTTGGTACAACCCTTAG
- a CDS encoding PIN domain-containing protein — protein sequence MKVLIDTNIILEILLNQERANEARKLLENSDNFAFFLSDFSLHSIGILLFRTKRHYSFYQFLKDMIFSEILSILSLSCEDMNRVIEVSTRFDLNFDDAYQYVVAEKYGLTIISFDSDFNKTELGRKTPNEVLEELNLLRQK from the coding sequence ATGAAAGTTTTAATAGATACAAACATTATTCTGGAAATTCTTTTGAATCAAGAAAGAGCTAATGAAGCAAGAAAGTTACTAGAAAATTCAGATAATTTTGCTTTTTTTCTATCTGATTTTTCGCTCCATTCAATAGGAATTTTATTATTTCGAACAAAGAGGCATTATAGTTTTTATCAGTTTTTAAAAGATATGATTTTTAGTGAAATATTGTCTATACTTTCGCTATCCTGTGAAGATATGAACAGAGTTATTGAAGTATCTACACGTTTTGACCTTAATTTTGATGATGCCTATCAATATGTAGTAGCAGAGAAATATGGTTTAACTATTATTAGTTTTGATTCAGATTTCAATAAAACAGAGCTTGGCAGAAAAACCCCAAATGAGGTTTTAGAGGAATTGAACTTATTAAGACAAAAATGA
- a CDS encoding flippase — translation MNKIDTNILAPLKNLLATETRRRLFENFLSLSFLQVANYIFPLITLPYLVRVLGPEKFGLISFAQAFIGYFVILTDYGFNLSATREIAIYREDKEKVSEIFSSVMVIKFFLFFLSLGIMSAIIFTFEKFRQDWEIYYLTFGMVLGQVLFPVWFFQGMERMKYITFLNILAKLIFTIAIFAFVRKVEDYLYVPLLNSLGFIVAGVLGLWIVFKDFGIGFRMPSWEGIKHQLKEGWYIFISTVAISLYTISNTFILGLFTNNTIVGYYSAAEKIIKAIQGLLGPISQTIYPHVSKLMYESKECGIKFLRKVTLLIGSFSFVLSLIIFIFADLIVRIVLGSQYTESVIVLRILAFLPFIIGLSNIFAVQGLIAYGKLEIIPKITLAGAISNIFIALLLVNLLQAVGVAISVLIAEAVVTFISFYYFKRVIIDRRVIS, via the coding sequence ATGAACAAAATTGATACAAACATTTTGGCACCTTTGAAAAATCTTTTAGCTACTGAAACAAGAAGAAGGCTTTTTGAGAATTTCCTATCCTTATCCTTTTTACAGGTTGCAAACTATATTTTCCCGCTTATAACCCTTCCTTATCTTGTAAGGGTTTTAGGACCCGAGAAATTTGGGCTTATCTCCTTTGCCCAGGCTTTTATCGGATATTTTGTGATTTTAACCGATTATGGCTTTAACCTTTCCGCAACAAGGGAAATAGCTATTTATAGGGAAGATAAAGAGAAGGTTTCAGAAATTTTTAGCTCCGTGATGGTTATAAAATTCTTCCTTTTCTTTCTTTCCTTAGGTATAATGTCTGCCATAATATTTACATTTGAAAAATTTCGGCAAGATTGGGAGATATATTACTTGACTTTTGGCATGGTTTTAGGACAAGTCCTTTTTCCTGTTTGGTTCTTTCAGGGAATGGAAAGGATGAAGTATATTACTTTTTTAAACATCTTAGCCAAGCTTATTTTTACAATTGCTATTTTTGCATTCGTAAGAAAAGTGGAAGATTATTTATACGTTCCGCTTTTAAATTCCTTAGGATTTATAGTTGCGGGTGTTTTAGGTTTATGGATTGTGTTTAAGGATTTTGGGATAGGGTTTAGAATGCCAAGTTGGGAGGGAATAAAACATCAACTAAAAGAAGGATGGTATATATTTATCTCAACTGTGGCTATAAGTTTGTATACAATATCTAACACATTCATTTTAGGATTATTTACAAATAATACTATCGTTGGATATTATTCTGCTGCTGAAAAAATTATAAAAGCTATTCAAGGATTATTAGGTCCTATTTCGCAAACTATTTATCCACATGTAAGTAAGCTAATGTATGAATCAAAAGAATGTGGTATAAAATTCTTAAGAAAGGTTACGCTTTTAATAGGTAGTTTTAGCTTTGTTTTATCTTTAATTATATTCATATTTGCTGATTTAATTGTGAGAATAGTTTTAGGATCTCAATATACAGAATCTGTAATTGTTTTAAGAATTTTAGCGTTTTTACCCTTTATTATTGGATTGAGCAATATTTTTGCAGTACAAGGGCTAATAGCATATGGAAAATTAGAAATTATCCCTAAAATAACATTAGCTGGAGCCATTTCAAACATATTTATTGCTTTATTATTAGTAAATTTACTGCAAGCTGTTGGAGTAGCTATATCAGTTTTAATTGCAGAAGCAGTAGTTACTTTTATATCCTTTTATTATTTTAAAAGAGTTATAATAGACCGGAGGGTTATATCATGA
- a CDS encoding DUF2281 domain-containing protein — MQERKRLEDIIKELPEDLRKELEDFARFLCVFSNFTDKFTSVELQHKIFQ, encoded by the coding sequence ATGCAAGAGAGAAAAAGGCTTGAGGATATTATAAAAGAATTGCCTGAAGACTTAAGAAAAGAGCTTGAGGACTTTGCCCGTTTTTTATGTGTTTTTTCTAATTTTACTGATAAGTTTACCTCTGTTGAATTACAGCATAAAATATTTCAATAG
- a CDS encoding glycosyltransferase family 2 protein, with amino-acid sequence MSDKVCAVVVTYNRKNLLLECLKALRKQTRPIQGLYLIDNASTDGTPELLLEKGYITELPPQNIEEPWEKEFIIQNLTDGEEIKLYYVRMHENTGGAGGFYEGVKRGYEKGYDWLWLMDDDAEPKEDALESLSIYFKNSNIVGLAGSVLLPNRTIAIYHRGKINFKKVFPLIQIPLQLQEYQKQTVEIDMASFVGLLVRRNAIEKIGFPKKDFYIHHDDIEYCIRLRSIGKILLVPKSIIFHKKASKTEVEKFFLGRRKLRKNFSEYWLTYYGIRNLVWLGKRYSKSKTLFYYQMFKFLLRQILGIILLDDNKLKRIKFIINAYIDGLQGKFDNKKPKRLLYEK; translated from the coding sequence ATGAGTGATAAAGTTTGTGCAGTAGTAGTAACCTATAACAGAAAAAATTTATTACTTGAATGTTTAAAAGCGCTTAGAAAACAGACAAGACCTATACAGGGGCTTTATTTGATAGATAATGCTTCAACCGATGGGACTCCAGAGTTATTATTGGAGAAAGGTTATATTACTGAGTTGCCCCCTCAAAATATAGAAGAACCATGGGAAAAAGAGTTTATTATACAAAATTTAACAGATGGGGAAGAAATAAAATTATATTATGTTAGAATGCATGAAAATACAGGTGGTGCAGGCGGATTTTATGAAGGAGTTAAGAGAGGGTATGAGAAAGGATACGATTGGTTGTGGTTGATGGATGATGATGCAGAACCAAAAGAGGATGCATTGGAGAGTTTGAGCATCTACTTTAAGAATAGTAATATTGTAGGCTTAGCTGGTTCAGTTTTGTTACCAAATAGGACTATAGCAATCTATCATAGAGGGAAGATAAATTTTAAAAAAGTTTTTCCTTTAATTCAAATTCCATTACAATTACAAGAATACCAAAAACAAACGGTCGAAATCGACATGGCATCATTTGTAGGTTTATTAGTAAGAAGAAATGCAATTGAAAAAATAGGTTTTCCTAAAAAAGATTTTTACATTCATCATGATGACATAGAGTACTGTATACGTCTAAGAAGTATAGGAAAAATCTTGCTTGTTCCTAAGAGTATAATATTTCATAAAAAAGCTTCCAAAACAGAAGTAGAAAAATTTTTTTTAGGAAGAAGAAAACTAAGAAAAAACTTTAGCGAATATTGGCTTACCTATTATGGTATTAGAAATCTTGTGTGGTTAGGTAAAAGATATTCTAAAAGTAAAACTTTATTTTATTATCAAATGTTTAAATTTTTGTTAAGACAAATATTAGGAATAATTTTACTTGATGATAATAAATTAAAAAGAATTAAATTTATCATAAATGCTTATATAGATGGATTACAAGGAAAATTTGACAACAAAAAACCAAAAAGATTGCTATACGAAAAATGA
- a CDS encoding class I SAM-dependent methyltransferase yields MKYFKNFIKNKIYQLFNHILDSDAKNVDRELQRRALKSTVDFILTEKRLLKTKIFTNRFELLKYAIAEITIDGFIIEFGVYKGETINYIASLLPNKQIYGFDSFEGLPETWRYNFYKGTFKIDTLPKTRNNVILIKGWFEDTLPIFIEKIGNSPISFIHVDCDLYSSTKTIFHYLKNNIVPGTVIVFDEFFNYPGWEEGEFKAFYEFVEECDVAFEWLGFVINNEQVALKITRIGGNKIV; encoded by the coding sequence ATGAAATATTTCAAAAATTTTATAAAGAACAAAATTTATCAATTATTTAATCACATTCTAGATTCAGATGCTAAAAATGTAGACCGAGAACTTCAAAGAAGGGCTTTAAAATCAACTGTTGATTTTATTTTAACTGAAAAAAGATTGTTAAAAACTAAGATCTTTACAAATAGATTTGAACTTTTAAAATATGCAATTGCTGAAATTACTATAGATGGCTTTATAATTGAATTCGGTGTATATAAAGGAGAAACAATAAATTATATAGCTAGTTTATTACCAAATAAACAAATTTATGGATTTGATAGTTTTGAAGGCTTACCAGAAACATGGAGATATAATTTTTATAAAGGTACATTTAAAATTGATACTTTACCAAAAACAAGGAATAATGTAATTTTAATCAAGGGGTGGTTTGAAGATACCTTACCGATTTTTATTGAAAAGATTGGTAATTCTCCTATTAGTTTTATACATGTTGACTGCGATTTGTATTCGTCTACAAAAACAATTTTTCATTATTTAAAAAATAATATAGTACCAGGTACTGTAATTGTTTTTGATGAGTTTTTTAATTATCCTGGGTGGGAAGAGGGGGAATTCAAAGCTTTTTACGAATTTGTTGAGGAATGTGATGTTGCTTTTGAATGGCTTGGATTTGTAATTAACAATGAGCAGGTTGCTTTAAAAATTACTAGAATTGGAGGGAATAAAATTGTTTAA
- a CDS encoding glycosyltransferase, with product MQSRVFVVTVTYGNRFHLLKQVIDAALKEGVYKIIVVDNNSAPESREKLREYEKELGSQKIKVLYLDDNYGSAGGFKRGLEEAYNDPECEFIWLLDDDNKPLEGALKILLDFWNSFKIENKEEKIALLSYRFKKEQVAKKSIIYNKPEMVIGLKNSFLGFHIKEFPKKILRYLKRRFLEKNNTSKEEDYGFGSVPVAPYGGLFIHKNIINKIGYPNENFYLYADDHEWTYRITKNGGKIYLILNSKVDDIELSWHVPKEIKETSFSIISKGNPFRVYYSIRNRVYFEINNLVNSKIIYEINVFTYLLLISLSSTKNLKIIIKAIKDGFKGNLGKREI from the coding sequence ATGCAAAGTAGGGTATTTGTTGTAACGGTAACATACGGGAATAGGTTTCACTTACTAAAACAAGTTATAGACGCAGCTTTAAAGGAAGGTGTATATAAAATAATAGTTGTTGACAACAATTCAGCCCCAGAAAGTAGAGAAAAGCTAAGGGAATACGAAAAAGAACTTGGTAGTCAAAAAATTAAAGTTCTTTATCTTGATGATAATTATGGTTCTGCTGGTGGATTTAAAAGAGGATTGGAAGAAGCATATAACGATCCGGAGTGTGAATTTATATGGCTTTTAGATGATGATAATAAACCTCTGGAAGGGGCATTGAAAATACTATTGGATTTTTGGAATTCTTTTAAAATAGAGAATAAAGAAGAGAAAATTGCACTTTTATCGTATCGTTTTAAAAAAGAACAGGTTGCCAAAAAATCAATAATTTATAATAAGCCAGAGATGGTAATTGGATTAAAAAATAGCTTCTTAGGATTTCATATAAAAGAATTTCCAAAAAAAATTCTTAGATATTTAAAAAGAAGATTTTTAGAAAAAAATAATACCTCAAAAGAAGAAGATTATGGATTTGGAAGTGTACCTGTTGCACCCTATGGAGGTTTATTTATACACAAAAATATCATAAATAAAATCGGTTATCCAAATGAAAATTTTTATTTATATGCTGATGACCATGAATGGACATATAGGATAACTAAAAATGGAGGGAAAATTTACTTAATACTGAATAGCAAAGTTGATGATATAGAATTATCATGGCATGTTCCAAAGGAAATCAAAGAAACATCATTTTCAATAATTTCAAAAGGCAATCCTTTTAGAGTGTATTATAGTATTAGAAATAGAGTTTATTTTGAAATAAATAATTTAGTAAACAGCAAAATAATATATGAGATTAATGTTTTTACGTATTTGCTTTTAATTAGTCT
- a CDS encoding DUF2281 domain-containing protein — MQERKRLEDIIKELPEDLRKELEDFARFLWEKRRKKIKEKPKFDWAGALSDFADKFTSVELQHKISDWRIDEK; from the coding sequence ATGCAAGAGAGAAAAAGGCTTGAAGATATTATAAAAGAATTGCCAGAAGACTTAAGAAAAGAGCTTGAAGACTTCGCCCGTTTTTTATGGGAGAAGAGAAGAAAAAAAATTAAAGAAAAACCTAAATTTGATTGGGCTGGTGCTCTTTCTGATTTTGCTGATAAGTTTACCTCTGTTGAATTACAGCATAAAATATCAGACTGGCGGATTGATGAAAAATGA